One part of the Bdellovibrio bacteriovorus genome encodes these proteins:
- a CDS encoding class I SAM-dependent methyltransferase, translating to MNINQSLLREFVIKGLASYKKELRGPFLQEFRQQFSQLASEEVAEAFIDVTFLGSALIFLQGEQWTLKKDPASSSENYRHFAEQTFASNLLSLNYLQDTLQPLNEKELRRMAELCEELEKILLSHVQSLGQQQKNLFVTRALQLMEKVFAHENSLWLQGNSQARSLALSLYRTFDGLDQIFGLNYDADLGMKTDVNGTERLYEGAGLGVQSSYSTLLTALREVQASQGTRFIDLGSGYGRVGLVVGVLRPDIDFIGYEYVKHRVDISNESTAKFGLQGRVHFFTQDLSEKNFRIPDADVYYMFDPFSKDTYQHVLNQLVEVSRRQRIVVVTKGNARLWLKEIAEREGWLPGQEFDGGNLSLFRSRE from the coding sequence ATGAACATAAATCAAAGCCTGCTTCGCGAGTTCGTCATCAAGGGTCTGGCCTCATATAAAAAAGAACTGCGCGGGCCCTTTTTACAGGAATTCCGGCAGCAGTTTTCCCAACTGGCCTCCGAAGAAGTGGCCGAGGCTTTCATTGATGTCACCTTTCTTGGATCTGCCCTGATCTTTCTGCAGGGAGAGCAGTGGACGCTGAAAAAAGACCCCGCCTCCAGTTCTGAAAACTATCGCCACTTTGCCGAACAGACCTTTGCCTCCAATCTTCTGTCTTTGAATTATCTGCAGGACACTCTGCAACCTCTGAATGAAAAAGAACTGCGCCGAATGGCAGAGCTTTGTGAAGAGCTTGAGAAAATACTGTTGTCCCATGTGCAATCTCTGGGGCAGCAGCAGAAAAATCTTTTTGTGACCCGGGCCCTGCAACTGATGGAAAAGGTTTTTGCCCACGAGAACTCGCTGTGGCTGCAGGGAAATTCGCAGGCGCGGTCCCTGGCGCTGTCTTTGTACCGCACGTTTGATGGCCTGGATCAGATCTTTGGTTTGAATTATGATGCCGATCTGGGGATGAAGACGGACGTGAATGGCACCGAAAGACTTTATGAAGGTGCCGGCCTGGGGGTGCAGTCCTCCTATTCAACATTGCTGACGGCCTTGCGTGAAGTGCAGGCGTCGCAAGGCACACGCTTTATTGATCTGGGCTCAGGCTATGGGCGGGTGGGGCTGGTTGTCGGTGTGCTTCGGCCGGATATTGATTTTATCGGATACGAGTACGTCAAACACCGCGTGGATATCTCCAATGAATCCACCGCAAAGTTCGGCTTGCAAGGGCGCGTTCATTTTTTCACCCAGGATCTTTCCGAAAAAAACTTCCGCATCCCTGACGCCGACGTCTATTACATGTTTGATCCCTTCAGCAAGGACACTTACCAGCATGTTTTGAATCAACTGGTGGAAGTGTCGCGCCGTCAAAGAATTGTCGTGGTGACCAAAGGGAATGCGCGCCTGTGGCTGAAAGAGATCGCTGAACGCGAAGGGTGGCTGCCGGGTCAGGAATTTGACGGCGGCAATCTGTCCTTGTTCCGTTCGCGCGAATAA